From the genome of Bacteroides sp. MSB163, one region includes:
- a CDS encoding helix-turn-helix domain-containing protein, with the protein MIQNLLFSEQLEQVRDHLLSLARLLERAGVKARPEIARGWVDGQEVMDALHISQRTLQNLRDNGTLGYTVLGKKYFYRIQEIDDLLRNNYVMYKLSAWGKEDERPATDDREGGDR; encoded by the coding sequence ATGATACAGAATCTATTATTTTCAGAGCAACTGGAGCAGGTGCGCGATCATCTGCTCAGCTTGGCGCGTTTGCTGGAGCGTGCCGGAGTGAAAGCCCGTCCCGAGATTGCCCGGGGCTGGGTGGACGGACAAGAGGTGATGGACGCGTTGCACATCAGTCAGCGTACCCTGCAAAACTTGCGTGACAACGGGACCCTGGGATACACCGTTTTGGGTAAGAAATACTTCTATCGCATTCAGGAGATTGATGACCTGTTGCGAAACAACTATGTGATGTACAAGCTCAGTGCATGGGGCAAGGAGGACGAGCGTCCTGCCACCGATGACAGGGAAGGGGGTGACAGATGA
- a CDS encoding BT4734/BF3469 family protein, whose translation MEQIYNVIRGDYYRAATEELRRLIQEERVTQRDVQRFKSRSFDYATFSGEFSRRREDALLAHSGLLCLDFDHISQWQGGGHLQGVYGLRYALAHDVSVDTALLFRSPGGDGLKWVVPIDLEQGTHADWFEVLSYYVSRNYGVGPDPSGRDIARACYLPWDPDVLIF comes from the coding sequence ATGGAGCAAATCTACAATGTCATCCGGGGCGACTATTATCGTGCCGCTACCGAAGAGCTGCGCCGCCTGATACAGGAAGAACGGGTCACGCAGCGCGATGTGCAACGCTTCAAGTCGAGAAGCTTCGATTATGCCACCTTCAGCGGAGAGTTCAGCCGTCGGCGCGAAGACGCCCTGTTGGCGCATAGCGGGCTGCTCTGCCTTGACTTCGACCATATCAGTCAGTGGCAGGGCGGCGGGCATTTGCAAGGTGTCTATGGGTTGCGCTATGCTTTGGCGCATGATGTTTCGGTAGATACGGCCTTGCTTTTCCGGAGTCCGGGTGGTGACGGTCTGAAGTGGGTGGTTCCCATCGACCTGGAGCAGGGCACACATGCCGACTGGTTCGAGGTCTTGTCCTACTACGTGTCGCGCAATTATGGGGTGGGACCCGACCCTTCAGGGCGCGACATTGCACGTGCCTGCTATCTGCCTTGGGATCCGGATGTGCTGATATTTTAA
- a CDS encoding alkaline phosphatase family protein codes for MKKGLITSILALTFTGLQAQPLPATPKLVVTLTIDQLRTDYMEAFSTLYGEKGFKRLMREGKVFYQTEFPFNGTDRASAIAAIYSGTTPSMNGIISQYWMDASTLRPMNCVDDGAFMGNFTDENSSPSQLLTSTIADELKVATRNKGLVYAIAPSRDAAILAAGHTGNGAFWLNENTGKWCSTTYYSEFPWWVSQYNERKSPDFRIRDMVWEPAYPINKYTFLPEWRDQPFKYKFDSERRNKFRRLLTSPFINDEVNLLTEELLEKSTIAKDEIPDLLALTYYAGNYNHKSTQECAMEMQDTYVRLDRSIAALLDLIDRKVGLHNVVFCITSTGYADPEAPDLGLYRIPGGEFYLNRCATLLNMYLMATYGEGQYVETYHNQQIYLNHKLIENKQLNLAEIQDKSADFLIQFSGVNEAYSAHRLLLGPWSPQIELARNSFHRKRSGDLLIDVLPGWTIVEENATDNRVVRHANIPAPLIFLGGGVKPETIRVPVNITRVAPTLSSVMRIRAPNACTETPLNF; via the coding sequence ATGAAAAAGGGACTGATTACTTCCATACTCGCACTTACTTTCACCGGTCTGCAAGCACAACCGCTGCCTGCCACACCTAAATTAGTGGTTACGCTGACGATTGACCAACTACGCACCGACTATATGGAAGCATTCTCAACCCTCTACGGAGAGAAAGGTTTCAAAAGACTGATGCGCGAAGGGAAAGTGTTCTACCAGACCGAATTCCCTTTCAACGGAACAGACCGCGCTTCTGCCATCGCTGCCATCTACAGCGGCACGACGCCTTCGATGAACGGCATCATATCCCAATACTGGATGGATGCAAGCACCCTGCGCCCCATGAATTGCGTGGACGATGGCGCATTTATGGGCAACTTCACCGATGAAAATTCTTCTCCCTCCCAATTACTAACCTCTACCATTGCCGACGAACTGAAAGTAGCTACCCGCAACAAAGGCCTGGTGTATGCCATCGCCCCCTCGCGCGATGCGGCCATACTGGCTGCCGGACATACCGGAAACGGCGCTTTCTGGCTGAACGAGAACACAGGTAAATGGTGCAGCACTACATATTACAGCGAGTTCCCGTGGTGGGTAAGCCAGTACAACGAACGGAAATCACCCGACTTCCGCATCCGCGACATGGTATGGGAACCGGCATACCCCATTAACAAATATACATTCCTTCCCGAATGGCGGGACCAGCCCTTCAAATATAAGTTCGACAGCGAACGACGCAATAAATTCCGCCGACTGCTCACCAGCCCGTTCATCAACGACGAAGTGAACTTGCTGACAGAAGAACTTCTGGAAAAGAGCACCATCGCCAAAGATGAGATACCCGACCTGCTGGCACTGACCTATTACGCAGGAAACTACAACCATAAGAGTACGCAGGAATGTGCCATGGAAATGCAGGATACGTATGTACGCCTCGACCGCAGCATTGCCGCACTGCTCGACCTTATCGACCGCAAAGTAGGTCTGCACAACGTTGTCTTCTGCATCACCTCTACGGGCTATGCCGATCCGGAAGCTCCCGATCTCGGCCTGTACCGCATCCCCGGCGGGGAATTCTACCTGAATCGCTGCGCCACCCTGCTGAACATGTATCTCATGGCCACGTATGGTGAAGGACAGTACGTAGAGACTTATCACAACCAGCAAATTTACCTCAACCATAAATTAATAGAGAACAAGCAGCTGAATCTGGCGGAAATTCAAGACAAGTCCGCTGACTTCCTGATACAATTCAGCGGAGTGAACGAAGCGTATTCAGCCCACCGCCTGCTGCTGGGTCCCTGGTCGCCCCAGATAGAACTTGCCCGGAACAGCTTTCATCGCAAACGTTCGGGCGACTTACTGATAGACGTATTGCCCGGCTGGACTATCGTGGAAGAAAATGCCACCGATAACCGCGTGGTACGTCATGCCAATATTCCTGCCCCGCTCATCTTCCTGGGCGGTGGAGTGAAGCCCGAAACAATCCGGGTTCCCGTCAATATTACCCGCGTTGCCCCCACCCTGTCAAGTGTGATGCGCATCCGCGCTCCGAATGCTTGCACAGAGACTCCACT
- a CDS encoding DUF4105 domain-containing protein, translated as MRISLLTCASGGEIYSLFGHTAIRYENFTRGIDVVFNYGMFNFNAPNFIFRFALGETDYQLGITNYEHFASEYNYLGRDVWQQTLNLTQAEKEYLFNLLQENYRPENRVYRYNFFYDNCATRPRDQIEAAIEGTLKYADNMTDTDTGVTFRDLLHKYSEGHPWSRFGMDLCMGSKADQPINRRLMMFVPFYVRDFFRTARIVDNEGQARPLVSSEEKIVVTGLTDADHRSGGITPMQSALLLFVLVAAATIYGIRRGKTLWGLDLILFFCAGIAGCILAFLALFSQHPAVSPNYLLFVFHPLHFFCLPWMINKVRKRQKSWYMKTNCVVLTLFILLWAIIPQRIDLAVLPLALCLLVRSASNLILTLKKR; from the coding sequence ATCCGCATCAGCCTGCTGACCTGCGCCTCGGGTGGGGAAATCTATTCCCTGTTCGGCCACACCGCCATCCGTTACGAAAACTTTACCCGGGGCATTGATGTCGTCTTCAACTACGGTATGTTCAATTTCAACGCCCCCAACTTCATCTTCCGCTTCGCCCTGGGAGAGACGGACTATCAACTGGGCATAACCAATTACGAGCACTTCGCTTCCGAGTATAACTACCTGGGACGGGACGTCTGGCAACAGACCCTGAACCTCACCCAAGCAGAAAAAGAATACCTCTTCAACCTGCTGCAGGAAAACTACCGGCCCGAAAACCGCGTATATCGCTATAACTTCTTCTACGACAACTGCGCCACCCGTCCGCGCGACCAGATAGAGGCCGCCATCGAAGGCACCTTGAAGTATGCTGACAATATGACCGATACCGACACGGGAGTCACTTTCCGCGATTTGCTGCATAAATATAGTGAAGGTCATCCGTGGTCACGCTTCGGCATGGATTTGTGCATGGGCAGCAAAGCCGACCAACCCATCAACCGAAGACTGATGATGTTCGTCCCCTTCTATGTGCGGGATTTCTTCCGCACAGCCCGGATTGTAGACAACGAAGGCCAGGCACGTCCGCTGGTGTCCTCCGAAGAGAAAATAGTGGTAACCGGACTGACTGATGCCGACCACCGCTCCGGAGGAATCACCCCGATGCAATCGGCCCTGCTGCTGTTTGTGCTGGTGGCAGCCGCTACCATCTACGGTATCCGCCGCGGAAAAACGCTCTGGGGACTCGACCTAATCCTGTTCTTCTGTGCCGGAATAGCCGGGTGCATCCTCGCCTTCCTCGCCCTGTTTTCACAACACCCCGCAGTAAGCCCCAATTACCTGCTGTTCGTATTCCATCCCCTGCACTTTTTTTGCCTCCCGTGGATGATAAATAAGGTGAGAAAACGGCAGAAAAGCTGGTACATGAAGACGAATTGCGTTGTTTTAACACTTTTTATACTGCTTTGGGCGATAATACCGCAAAGAATTGACTTAGCTGTATTACCTTTGGCACTCTGTTTGCTAGTACGTTCAGCAAGCAATCTTATTTTGACATTGAAAAAGAGATAA
- a CDS encoding DUF3987 domain-containing protein, which yields MAISPAVGADQTPPGDDFPTFPDEIYASMPRLLSDVCSYGISAEDTDMLLLGALTVLSSCLTQVSGIYGQRQVYPNLYLFVGAQASAGKGRLTLCRHLVDVVHADLRRQNVREWEEYHREKSLYEKNKRKEGGDEPRQPPVRMLFIPANSSATALFQTLNDNEGQALMFETEGDTLTTTFRSEHGNYSDGLRKAFHHETIAYNRRKDREYVEISMPRLSVLLSGTPRQIGALIPDAENGLFSRFLFYNLPLRPVWNDVFACNGEDTLDGCFLRLGGRFFQFYSRLKKTVPLRFTLTAAQQGEFNRFFNSMQQQGLQCFGSDMLASVRRLGLTAYRICMVFSSLRLMDYEGDVPLPATLCCRDDDFRTTLLMMEVLLHHTGLAYKGLQADIKSTPSRATVAGGDQREHRLLQLFEGLPEVFNRAGYQDVARAEGIPVRTADRYVIELCNQGRLQKLDHDAYGKTGK from the coding sequence GTGGCAATATCCCCCGCTGTCGGAGCGGATCAGACGCCTCCGGGCGATGATTTCCCCACTTTCCCCGACGAAATCTACGCCTCCATGCCCCGCCTGCTCTCTGATGTCTGCTCTTACGGCATCTCGGCCGAAGACACGGACATGCTGTTGCTGGGTGCCCTTACGGTGCTTTCCTCTTGCCTGACGCAAGTGTCGGGCATCTATGGGCAGCGACAAGTCTATCCGAACCTTTACTTGTTTGTCGGGGCGCAGGCTTCGGCGGGTAAGGGGCGGCTGACGCTGTGCCGTCATCTGGTGGACGTGGTGCATGCCGACCTGCGCCGGCAGAACGTTCGCGAGTGGGAGGAATATCACCGTGAAAAGTCCCTCTACGAAAAGAACAAACGGAAGGAAGGAGGTGACGAACCGCGCCAACCGCCCGTCAGGATGCTTTTTATTCCTGCCAACAGTAGTGCTACAGCCCTCTTCCAGACATTGAACGACAACGAAGGACAGGCCTTGATGTTCGAAACTGAAGGCGACACGCTGACCACCACTTTCCGCAGCGAACACGGTAACTACAGTGACGGTCTGCGTAAAGCCTTCCATCACGAGACTATTGCTTACAATCGTCGGAAAGACCGTGAATATGTAGAAATCTCCATGCCCCGCCTTTCGGTGCTACTCAGCGGAACGCCCCGCCAGATAGGGGCGCTCATTCCTGATGCCGAGAACGGGCTTTTTTCTCGTTTCCTCTTCTACAATCTGCCCTTGCGTCCGGTATGGAATGATGTGTTTGCCTGCAACGGGGAGGATACGCTGGACGGTTGTTTTCTTCGGTTGGGAGGCCGTTTCTTTCAATTCTATTCACGTCTGAAGAAAACGGTACCCCTGCGCTTCACGCTCACCGCCGCCCAACAGGGGGAGTTCAACCGTTTTTTCAACTCTATGCAACAACAGGGACTCCAGTGCTTTGGTTCCGACATGCTGGCTTCTGTACGTCGCCTGGGGCTGACGGCCTACCGCATCTGCATGGTGTTCTCTTCACTGCGACTGATGGACTATGAGGGAGACGTTCCGCTGCCGGCCACCCTTTGTTGCCGTGATGATGATTTTCGCACCACGCTTCTGATGATGGAGGTGTTGCTGCATCATACGGGACTGGCATATAAAGGATTGCAGGCCGACATCAAGTCTACGCCCAGTCGGGCCACCGTGGCCGGAGGCGATCAACGCGAACATCGGTTGCTTCAGTTATTTGAGGGATTGCCGGAGGTTTTCAATCGGGCGGGTTATCAGGATGTGGCGCGTGCCGAGGGAATCCCTGTCCGTACGGCCGACCGCTACGTCATTGAACTGTGCAATCAGGGGCGTTTGCAGAAGTTGGACCATGATGCGTATGGAAAAACGGGAAAGTGA